The Streptococcus viridans genome contains the following window.
TGAAAACGTAGCAGACCTCGGAGGAATCGCTGCAGCCCTTGAAGCCGCTAAGAAAGAAGCAGACTTCTCCGCAGAAGAATTCTTCACCAACTTTGCCCGCATCTGGCGCATGAAAGCTCGGACAGAGTACATGCAACTCCTCGCAAGTGTTGATGTCCACGCACCAGGAAAACTCCGTACCAATATTCAATTGCCAAACTTTGACGAATTCTTTGAAACCTTTGATGTCAAAGAAGGAGATGGCATGTGGCGCGCACCAGAGGATCGTGTAATTATTTGGTAGTCTCGACTTCAGTTAAGCAATTGATTGATTTTCTTGATCGCTCGTGAAAAAACTAAAAATCCCCGAAGCCAAGTTTCAGTTGACTGAAACTAGCTTTGGGGATTTTTGAGTGGATTAGAAATCATAAGAGAAATCAAACAAAAAAACAAAGCGCTTCCAATGTTTGCGTAAAGCCTTAAATTAAATTGAATGGAGTCTTGTATAATTATTTGAAATTCATAGAAATAAATGCTATTATGGGTGTGAACTAAATAAATTTTAAAGGAGAAGGCTATGAGAAATTTTGCAAGTCCATCCCGTTACATTCAAGGTGAGAATGCCTTATTTGAAAATGCGCAACCTATTTTGGATCTTGGGAAACATCCCGTTTTACTCTGTGATTCAGTGGTCTATGATATCGTAGGGAAACGGTTTGAAGAATACCTTAGCCAAAATGGACTGACCGTTTTGCCAGTTTTCTTCAATGGAGAAGCGTCAGACAATGAAATCAATCGTGTGGTCAGCCTGGCCAAAGAAAATGGCTGTGACTTAGTCATCGGACTTGGTGGAGGAAAGACCATCGACAGTGCAAAAGCCATTGCTGATCTTTTAAAATCACCAGTTGTCATTGCTCCGACTATTGCCTCTACAGATGCTCCGGTTTCAGCCTTGTCTGTTATTTATACGGATGAAGGTGCCTTTGCTCGCTATATCTTCTATTCTAAAAACCCAGAATTGGTCTTGGTAGATAGTAAAGTCATCTCTCAAGCACCAAAACGTTTGCTTGCTTCTGGTATCGCAGATGGCTTAGCGACTTGGGTTGAAGCGCGTGCGGTAATGCAAGCCAACGGAAAAACCATGCTAGGCAAACACCAAACTCTAGCTGGTGTCGCGATTGCGCAACGTTGCGAAGAAATCTTATTTGCTGATGGTCTCCAAGCCATGGCTGCTTGTGAAGCCAAAGTGGTAACGCCTGCTCTTGAAAACATCATTGAAGCCAATACCCTTCTCAGTGGGATTGGATTTGAAAGTGGTGGCTTGGCAGCAGCTCACGCCATCCATAATGGCTTTACTGCCCTCACTGGAGACATTCACCATTTGACTCACGGTGAAAAAGTTGCTTATGGAACCTTGGTTCAATTGTTCTTGGAAAACCGTCCTAAAGAAGAATTGAATAAATACATTCGTTTCTATCAACAAATCGGTATGCCAACGACTCTGAAAGAAATGCATCTTGAAAATGCAAGCTACGAAGATCTTCTCAAGGTTGGCCAACAAGCCACCATTGAAGGAGAAACCATCCATCAAATGCCATTCAAGGTACAAGCATCTGATATTGCTCAAGCCATTGTAGCAGTGGATGCTTATGTCAACTCCTTAGGCTAATCAAAGAAATACAGAAACCATCGTCTGTTGGCGATGGTTTTTTTGATGGTTGGTCGTTTTCTGGGGTCCGACTCTTTAAGAGTTCGGGAGATAAATCAAGTTTAGCTGTTTCAAATTATATACTAGTTGAATCCGACCATCATTTTAGAAGGTGTATGTGAAATAGGAATTATCTTTTTGTTTACACACATTCAGTATTCACAGCCCGCTCTTTGGGTAACTTATTTCGCGGTTTTGAACTCTTATGAAGCTTGAGTGACAAGGATGTAAGAATGAACAAACCGATTATCCAAGCGATTAATATTTGAAAAGAACAACTCGTTAAACTAAACTCTGTTTTTGTGAATAATTCAGTATAAGCTCCAAGAAAAGTATATTTAATAAAATTGGCAATATCAGGATTCATTTGAGACAAGTTAGGTCCCATTGCAACAATCAACATAATAGGTAAACCATTCATTTGAGCTTTTGATTGTGTCGAAGAAATTGCAGCAATACATAGATTGATGAGAATAACAGCCATAGCTGTCAACATGACTACTAAACCATACTCTAAATAAATTTTAGAAATATCTGCGCCTGCAATAATAGGGAACAAAATCATATTTAAAATAGTAATTACGACTGGATGTACTAAAACCGAGATAAGGTATTCGTATGGCCGTACACCACTTAGTAAAAGCGTTTTAAGATTCTTCTTTTCTTTCTCTTCAGCAATAATAGTGGAAACAGTACTGCCAACAGACATGGCAATTGCTGTGGATAAGCAGAGGAACATTAAGTCAAGGCCTTTGTCCTTCCCTAAATTCATAAAATTCTTATAAATAATGAGCAAGCCATAGGGCATCACTACTTGTACCAGTAAGTTTTTATTTGCGATAATAGTTTGGTTTCTTAACCATAGCAGTGCTTTCATTCGATTAAACATTTAATTTTTCCCCCGTTAATCTTATAAAAATTTCTTCCAACGTTGGCTCACATGAGTGGATAGAAATAATATCATTTGTAGCTAATGTCGATAATTCTGAAAAATCAAAGATTCTTTCTTCACGATTTTTATAAATAACTTTTATCCGTTTATTTGTGTTATATTTTTGAATGATATTTGCTGGACTACCTTCTTCAATGAGTTTTCCTTTATTTAACAAGGCCAAATGATCACATAATAAAGTAGCTTCGTTCATATCATGAGTGGTTAGAAAGATTGTGGTCCCACTTTCTTTTAAGTGAACTAACAACTCATGAATCGATTTTGAAGTTGTTGGGTCCAAACCACTTGTTGGCTCATCCAAAAATAGAATTTTAGGTTGATTGATTAAAGCGCGAGCCAGTAACATCCGTTGCTTCATTCCAGTAGATAATTGCTCTGCTAATATCTTTTTGCTAGCTAACAGCCCTACCTGATCAAGTAACTCATCTACTCTATTCAAATTAACGCCATAGAGCTTTGCATATAGAAGGAGATTTTTTTCTAAGGATAGTTTTTCATAGAACCCACTTTGGTCACTAACGATCCCAATTTTTTCTAAATCTGTCGGATGTAGATCCTGAGAATCTTTTCCTAACAATTGAGTAATTCCACTGTCTGGTAGTAGTTGCCCAGTAAGAATATTGATCATCGTTGTTTTCCCAGATCCGGATGGTCCCAGAAATCCGAAAATCTCTCCCTCTTTAATCTCAAAATTAATAGAATTTAGGGCAATCTTACTGCCAAATGTTTTCACGATATTTTTTGCAACAACCATTGAAGTCATTTATT
Protein-coding sequences here:
- a CDS encoding glycerol dehydrogenase, with the translated sequence MRNFASPSRYIQGENALFENAQPILDLGKHPVLLCDSVVYDIVGKRFEEYLSQNGLTVLPVFFNGEASDNEINRVVSLAKENGCDLVIGLGGGKTIDSAKAIADLLKSPVVIAPTIASTDAPVSALSVIYTDEGAFARYIFYSKNPELVLVDSKVISQAPKRLLASGIADGLATWVEARAVMQANGKTMLGKHQTLAGVAIAQRCEEILFADGLQAMAACEAKVVTPALENIIEANTLLSGIGFESGGLAAAHAIHNGFTALTGDIHHLTHGEKVAYGTLVQLFLENRPKEELNKYIRFYQQIGMPTTLKEMHLENASYEDLLKVGQQATIEGETIHQMPFKVQASDIAQAIVAVDAYVNSLG
- a CDS encoding ABC transporter — its product is MFNRMKALLWLRNQTIIANKNLLVQVVMPYGLLIIYKNFMNLGKDKGLDLMFLCLSTAIAMSVGSTVSTIIAEEKEKKNLKTLLLSGVRPYEYLISVLVHPVVITILNMILFPIIAGADISKIYLEYGLVVMLTAMAVILINLCIAAISSTQSKAQMNGLPIMLIVAMGPNLSQMNPDIANFIKYTFLGAYTELFTKTEFSLTSCSFQILIAWIIGLFILTSLSLKLHKSSKPRNKLPKERAVNTECV
- a CDS encoding ABC transporter ATP-binding protein, with the protein product MTSMVVAKNIVKTFGSKIALNSINFEIKEGEIFGFLGPSGSGKTTMINILTGQLLPDSGITQLLGKDSQDLHPTDLEKIGIVSDQSGFYEKLSLEKNLLLYAKLYGVNLNRVDELLDQVGLLASKKILAEQLSTGMKQRMLLARALINQPKILFLDEPTSGLDPTTSKSIHELLVHLKESGTTIFLTTHDMNEATLLCDHLALLNKGKLIEEGSPANIIQKYNTNKRIKVIYKNREERIFDFSELSTLATNDIISIHSCEPTLEEIFIRLTGEKLNV